In Flavobacteriales bacterium, one DNA window encodes the following:
- a CDS encoding nucleotide pyrophosphohydrolase, translating to MTLDQAQEKVDQWIQEVGVRYFSELTNMAMLTEEVGELARIIARKYGDQSFKEGENGSHEKLSEEMADVLFVLICLANQTGVNL from the coding sequence ATGACATTGGATCAGGCCCAGGAAAAAGTGGATCAATGGATACAGGAGGTAGGTGTCCGTTATTTCAGTGAGCTCACCAACATGGCGATGCTAACCGAGGAGGTAGGTGAGCTGGCGCGTATCATTGCCCGCAAGTATGGCGATCAGTCGTTCAAAGAAGGTGAGAACGGTTCGCATGAAAAACTATCTGAAGAGATGGCGGACGTGTTGTTTGTGTTGATTTGTCTGGCCAATCAAACCGGCGTGAACCTGA